The following proteins are encoded in a genomic region of Nomascus leucogenys isolate Asia chromosome 17, Asia_NLE_v1, whole genome shotgun sequence:
- the C17H7orf25 gene encoding UPF0415 protein C7orf25 homolog isoform X3 produces MSAHSMLCERIAIAKELIKRAESLSRSRKGGIEGGAKLCSKLKAELKFLQKVEAGKVAIKESHLQSTNLTHLRAIVESAENLEEVVSVLHVFGYTDTLGEKQTLVVDVVANGGHTWVKAIGRKAEALHNIWLGRGQYGDKSIIEQAEDFLQASHQQPVQYSNPHIIFAFYNSVSSPMAEKLKEMGISVRGDIVAVNALLDHPEELQPSESESDDEGPELLQVTRVDRENILASVAFPTEIKVDVCKRVNLDITTLITYVSALSYGGCHFIFKEKVLTEQAEQERKEQVLPQLEAFMKDKELFACESAVKDFQSILDTLGGPGERERATLLIKRINVVPDQPSERALRLVASSKINSRSLTIFGTGDTLKAITMTANSGFVRAANNQGVKFSVFIHQPRALTESKEALATPLPKDYTTDSEH; encoded by the coding sequence ATGTCTGCACATTCCATGCTCTGTGAACGAATCGCCATAGCCAAGGAACTGATCAAGAGAGCAGAATCACTTTCTAGATCAAGAAAAGGTGGCATAGAAGGTGGTGCAAAGCTGTGCAGCAAATTGAAGGCAGAATTAAAATTCTTGCAGAAAGTAGAAGCTGGGAAAGTAGCTATTAAAGAATCTCATTTACAGAGCACTAACCTAACACACCTGAGAGCCATTGTGGAATCAGCAGAAAACCTGGAAGAAGTTGTTAGTGTTCTTCATGTCTTTGGTTATACAGATACCTTAGGAGAAAAGCAAACCCTTGTGGTAGATGTAGTTGCAAATGGTGGTCATACTTGGGTGAAAGCCATTGGCCGGAAGGCTGAAGCTCTTCATAACATCTGGCTGGGCAGGGGCCAATATGGTGACAAAAGCATCATTGAGCAGGCTGAAGACTTCCTCCAGGCCAGTCACCAGCAGCCAGTGCAGTATAGCAACCCTCACATCATCTTTGCATTTTACAACAGTGTCTCCAGCCCCATGGCAGAGAAGCTGAAAGAAATGGGCATATCTGTGAGAGGAGACATAGTGGCAGTCAACGCTCTGTTAGATCACCCTGAAGAGCTTCAACCGAGTGAGAGTGAATCAGATGATGAGGGCCCTGAACTTTTGCAGGTCACCAGAGTCGACCGAGAAAATATACTAGCAAGTGTTGCATTTCCAACAGAAATTAAGGTCGATGTGTGCAAAAGAGTAAATCTGGACATTACTACTTTAATCACATATGTATCTGCCCTCAGCTATGGAGGCTGCcactttattttcaaagaaaaagtgcTCACAGAACAAGCAGAGCAAGAGAGGAAAGAGCAGGTTCTACCTCAGCTGGAGGCCTTTATGAAGGACAAAGAGTTGTTTGCTTGTGAATCTGCTGTCAAGGACTTTCAGTCTATTTTAGATACATTAGGAGGacctggggagagagagagggccaCTTTGTTAATTAAGCGAATTAATGTGGTACCAGACCAGCCTTCTGAGCGTGCCTTGAGACTAGTGGCCAGTTCAAAAATTAATAGCCGCTCATTAACAATTTTTGGGACAGGAGACACCCTAAAAGCCATCACAATGACTGCTAATAGTGGTTTTGTCAGAGCTGCAAACAACCAGGGTGTTAAATTTAGTGTGTTTATCCATCAGCCCAGAGCACTTACTGAGAGTAAAGAGGCTCTAGCCACCCCCTTACCAAAAGACTACACAACTGACAGTGAACACTAA
- the C17H7orf25 gene encoding UPF0415 protein C7orf25 homolog isoform X2 — MQEERNNADSMSAHSMLCERIAIAKELIKRAESLSRSRKGGIEGGAKLCSKLKAELKFLQKVEAGKVAIKESHLQSTNLTHLRAIVESAENLEEVVSVLHVFGYTDTLGEKQTLVVDVVANGGHTWVKAIGRKAEALHNIWLGRGQYGDKSIIEQAEDFLQASHQQPVQYSNPHIIFAFYNSVSSPMAEKLKEMGISVRGDIVAVNALLDHPEELQPSESESDDEGPELLQVTRVDRENILASVAFPTEIKVDVCKRVNLDITTLITYVSALSYGGCHFIFKEKVLTEQAEQERKEQVLPQLEAFMKDKELFACESAVKDFQSILDTLGGPGERERATLLIKRINVVPDQPSERALRLVASSKINSRSLTIFGTGDTLKAITMTANSGFVRAANNQGVKFSVFIHQPRALTESKEALATPLPKDYTTDSEH, encoded by the coding sequence GAAAGGAATAATGCTGACAGCATGTCTGCACATTCCATGCTCTGTGAACGAATCGCCATAGCCAAGGAACTGATCAAGAGAGCAGAATCACTTTCTAGATCAAGAAAAGGTGGCATAGAAGGTGGTGCAAAGCTGTGCAGCAAATTGAAGGCAGAATTAAAATTCTTGCAGAAAGTAGAAGCTGGGAAAGTAGCTATTAAAGAATCTCATTTACAGAGCACTAACCTAACACACCTGAGAGCCATTGTGGAATCAGCAGAAAACCTGGAAGAAGTTGTTAGTGTTCTTCATGTCTTTGGTTATACAGATACCTTAGGAGAAAAGCAAACCCTTGTGGTAGATGTAGTTGCAAATGGTGGTCATACTTGGGTGAAAGCCATTGGCCGGAAGGCTGAAGCTCTTCATAACATCTGGCTGGGCAGGGGCCAATATGGTGACAAAAGCATCATTGAGCAGGCTGAAGACTTCCTCCAGGCCAGTCACCAGCAGCCAGTGCAGTATAGCAACCCTCACATCATCTTTGCATTTTACAACAGTGTCTCCAGCCCCATGGCAGAGAAGCTGAAAGAAATGGGCATATCTGTGAGAGGAGACATAGTGGCAGTCAACGCTCTGTTAGATCACCCTGAAGAGCTTCAACCGAGTGAGAGTGAATCAGATGATGAGGGCCCTGAACTTTTGCAGGTCACCAGAGTCGACCGAGAAAATATACTAGCAAGTGTTGCATTTCCAACAGAAATTAAGGTCGATGTGTGCAAAAGAGTAAATCTGGACATTACTACTTTAATCACATATGTATCTGCCCTCAGCTATGGAGGCTGCcactttattttcaaagaaaaagtgcTCACAGAACAAGCAGAGCAAGAGAGGAAAGAGCAGGTTCTACCTCAGCTGGAGGCCTTTATGAAGGACAAAGAGTTGTTTGCTTGTGAATCTGCTGTCAAGGACTTTCAGTCTATTTTAGATACATTAGGAGGacctggggagagagagagggccaCTTTGTTAATTAAGCGAATTAATGTGGTACCAGACCAGCCTTCTGAGCGTGCCTTGAGACTAGTGGCCAGTTCAAAAATTAATAGCCGCTCATTAACAATTTTTGGGACAGGAGACACCCTAAAAGCCATCACAATGACTGCTAATAGTGGTTTTGTCAGAGCTGCAAACAACCAGGGTGTTAAATTTAGTGTGTTTATCCATCAGCCCAGAGCACTTACTGAGAGTAAAGAGGCTCTAGCCACCCCCTTACCAAAAGACTACACAACTGACAGTGAACACTAA